In one Pseudomonas sp. SCA2728.1_7 genomic region, the following are encoded:
- the tolB gene encoding Tol-Pal system beta propeller repeat protein TolB, giving the protein MLVVICCMAGIAMADEKNILVTSGSDRATPIAVVPFGMQGGAVLPDDMAEIIGNDLRNSGYYSPIPKQNMISQPSQPSEIIFRDWKAVGAQYMMVGSIAPAGGRLQVQWALFNVATEQKVADGSVSGTTEQLRDMAHFISDQSFQKLTGIEGAFSTRLLYVTAERFSEKNTRYTLQRSDYDGARAVTLLQSREPILSPRFAPDGKRIAYVSFEQKRPRIFMQNIDTGRREQITNFEGLNGAPAWSPNGDRLAFVLSKDGNPDIYVMNLASRQISRVTNGQGINTEPFWGKDGSTIYFTSDRGGKPQIYKTSVGGGGAERVTFIGNYNANPKLSADEKTLVMIHRQDGFTNFKVAAQDLQRGSVKILTDSTLDESPTVAPNGTMVIYATRQQGRGVLMLVSINGRVRLPLPTAQGEVREPSWSPYLK; this is encoded by the coding sequence ATGCTGGTCGTGATCTGCTGCATGGCAGGGATCGCGATGGCGGATGAGAAAAACATTCTGGTTACCAGCGGCAGCGATCGGGCTACCCCGATCGCCGTTGTACCGTTCGGCATGCAGGGCGGTGCCGTGCTGCCGGATGACATGGCTGAAATCATTGGTAACGATTTGCGCAACTCGGGCTACTACTCGCCGATTCCAAAGCAAAACATGATCAGCCAGCCAAGCCAGCCGAGCGAAATCATCTTCCGTGACTGGAAGGCGGTGGGTGCTCAATACATGATGGTCGGCAGCATTGCGCCAGCCGGCGGTCGTCTGCAGGTGCAGTGGGCATTGTTCAACGTGGCCACCGAGCAGAAAGTGGCTGACGGCAGTGTTTCCGGTACTACCGAGCAACTGCGCGACATGGCGCACTTCATCTCCGATCAGTCGTTCCAGAAGCTGACCGGTATTGAAGGTGCGTTCTCGACGCGTCTGCTGTACGTGACGGCTGAGCGCTTCTCCGAGAAGAACACCCGTTACACCCTGCAACGTTCTGACTATGACGGTGCCCGCGCCGTGACTCTGCTGCAATCGCGCGAGCCGATCCTGTCGCCGCGTTTCGCACCGGATGGCAAACGCATCGCTTACGTATCGTTCGAGCAGAAGCGTCCGCGCATCTTCATGCAGAACATCGACACCGGTCGCCGCGAGCAGATCACCAACTTCGAAGGCCTGAACGGTGCACCAGCCTGGTCGCCGAACGGTGATCGCCTGGCGTTCGTACTGTCGAAGGACGGTAACCCTGACATTTACGTGATGAATCTGGCTTCGCGTCAGATCAGCCGCGTAACCAATGGCCAAGGCATCAATACCGAACCGTTCTGGGGCAAGGATGGCTCGACCATCTACTTCACCTCCGACCGTGGCGGCAAGCCGCAGATCTATAAAACCAGCGTCGGTGGCGGTGGTGCCGAGCGTGTTACGTTCATTGGCAACTACAACGCCAACCCGAAACTGTCGGCAGATGAAAAGACTTTGGTGATGATTCATCGTCAGGATGGCTTCACCAATTTCAAGGTGGCAGCTCAGGATCTGCAGCGAGGTAGTGTAAAGATCCTCACTGATAGCACTCTGGACGAGTCACCTACTGTTGCGCCCAACGGCACCATGGTAATCTACGCCACCCGCCAACAGGGCCGGGGAGTCTTGATGCTCGTGTCCATTAATGGACGCGTTAGGCTCCCGCTTCCTACCGCTCAAGGCGAAGTCAGAGAACCGTCCTGGTCCCCTTACCTGAAGTGA
- the pal gene encoding peptidoglycan-associated lipoprotein Pal: MEMLKFGKFAALALAMAVAVGCSSKGGDNAGEGAVDPNAGYGANTGAVDGSLSEEAALRAITTFYFEYDSSDLKPEAMRALDVHAKDLKANGARVVLEGNTDERGTREYNMALGERRAKAVQRYLVLQGVSPAQLELVSYGEERPVATGNDEQSWAQNRRVELRK, encoded by the coding sequence ATGGAAATGCTGAAGTTTGGTAAATTTGCTGCGCTGGCTCTGGCCATGGCTGTAGCTGTAGGTTGCTCGTCCAAAGGCGGCGACAACGCCGGTGAAGGCGCTGTTGATCCAAACGCTGGTTACGGCGCAAACACTGGTGCCGTTGACGGTTCCCTGAGCGAAGAAGCTGCTCTGCGCGCAATCACCACCTTCTACTTCGAATACGACAGCTCGGACCTGAAGCCAGAAGCCATGCGCGCTCTGGACGTTCACGCCAAAGACCTGAAAGCAAACGGCGCTCGCGTTGTTCTGGAAGGCAACACCGACGAACGTGGTACTCGTGAGTACAACATGGCACTGGGCGAGCGTCGTGCGAAAGCCGTTCAGCGCTACCTGGTACTGCAAGGTGTTTCCCCAGCTCAGCTGGAACTGGTTTCCTACGGCGAAGAGCGTCCAGTTGCTACCGGCAACGACGAGCAGTCCTGGGCTCAAAACCGTCGCGTCGAACTGCGTAAGTAA
- the ybgF gene encoding tol-pal system protein YbgF: MRTCRRAVTVLALSLAPLAAWAAVPVVDDNSGYNNSGSSYPPAGYGTNGAYAGGAASAPTSAQGMLFNQLQQMQDQISRQQGVIEELQNQVARMKQESLERYQDLDRRIGSGAAPAATPENSSAGGDASAAAGAAAGAGAAAQAPAASSEPGDPAKEKLYYDAAFDLIKAKDFDKASQAFAAFLRKYPNSQYAGNAQYWLGEVNLAKGDLQGAGQAFAKVSQLYPKHAKVPDSLYKLADVERRLGHTDKVKGILQQVVAQYPGTSAAQLAQRDLQRM, from the coding sequence ATGCGAACGTGCCGTCGTGCTGTAACTGTTCTGGCTCTCAGCCTCGCGCCGCTTGCGGCGTGGGCTGCGGTTCCTGTGGTCGATGACAACTCCGGTTATAACAATAGCGGGAGCAGTTATCCGCCTGCGGGTTACGGTACGAACGGCGCCTATGCCGGGGGAGCGGCTTCGGCCCCTACCTCGGCACAAGGCATGCTGTTCAACCAATTGCAACAGATGCAGGATCAGATATCGCGCCAGCAAGGTGTGATTGAAGAACTGCAGAATCAGGTTGCGCGCATGAAGCAGGAATCCCTGGAGCGATACCAGGATCTTGATCGGCGCATAGGATCCGGTGCTGCACCTGCCGCGACTCCTGAGAATTCTTCTGCCGGTGGCGATGCAAGTGCTGCTGCCGGTGCTGCCGCTGGCGCCGGGGCTGCTGCCCAGGCACCTGCTGCAAGCAGCGAACCGGGTGATCCGGCCAAGGAAAAGCTGTATTACGATGCCGCTTTCGACCTGATCAAAGCCAAGGATTTCGACAAGGCCAGCCAGGCTTTTGCCGCTTTCCTGCGCAAATACCCGAACAGCCAATACGCGGGCAACGCCCAGTACTGGTTGGGTGAAGTGAATCTGGCCAAAGGCGATCTGCAAGGTGCAGGTCAGGCTTTCGCCAAGGTTTCGCAGCTGTATCCCAAGCACGCCAAAGTGCCGGACTCGCTGTACAAGCTGGCTGATGTAGAACGCCGCCTTGGTCATACCGACAAGGTCAAAGGCATTCTGCAGCAGGTGGTGGCCCAATATCCGGGTACCTCTGCCGCTCAGTTGGCTCAACGCGATCTGCAGCGCATGTAA
- the queE gene encoding 7-carboxy-7-deazaguanine synthase QueE: protein MQDTLRITEVFYSLQGETRTAGLPTVFVRLTGCPLRCQYCDSAYAFSGGTIRTLDDILEQVAGFRPRYVCVTGGEPLAQPNAIPLLKQLCDAGYEVSLETSGALDVSAVDPRVSRVVDLKTPDSKEAHRNRYENIELLTPNDQVKFVICSRDDYDWAVSKLIQYGLDRRAGEVLFSPSHHDLNARDLADWVVADNLPVRLQLQLHKYLWNDEPGR from the coding sequence ATGCAAGACACATTGAGAATCACCGAAGTTTTCTACTCGTTGCAGGGGGAAACGCGGACTGCCGGGCTGCCCACGGTTTTTGTGCGCCTGACCGGTTGCCCTTTGCGTTGCCAATACTGCGACAGCGCCTATGCCTTCAGCGGCGGCACCATCCGCACCCTCGACGACATCCTCGAGCAAGTGGCCGGATTTCGTCCGCGCTACGTCTGTGTCACCGGCGGTGAGCCGCTGGCACAGCCGAATGCCATTCCTTTGCTCAAGCAGTTGTGTGATGCCGGTTACGAGGTTTCGCTGGAAACCAGCGGCGCACTCGACGTCTCGGCGGTCGATCCGCGCGTCAGTCGCGTTGTCGACCTGAAGACGCCGGATTCGAAAGAAGCCCATCGCAACCGTTACGAGAACATCGAACTGCTGACGCCCAACGATCAGGTGAAGTTTGTCATCTGCTCGCGGGACGACTATGACTGGGCCGTCTCCAAACTGATTCAGTACGGTCTCGATCGGCGTGCCGGTGAAGTGCTGTTTTCCCCAAGCCACCATGACCTCAATGCCCGCGATCTGGCGGACTGGGTGGTGGCGGACAACCTGCCGGTGCGGTTGCAGTTGCAGTTGCATAAATATCTGTGGAATGACGAGCCGGGGCGCTGA
- the queC gene encoding 7-cyano-7-deazaguanine synthase QueC, which produces MSEQLNTTEKRAVILLSGGLDSATVVAMARAEGYRCYTMSFDYGQRSHAELHAAARVARDLGVVEHKVIGLNLNGMGGSALTDTSIDIPEALGEGIPVTYVPARNTVFLSLALGWAEVLGARDIFIGVNAVDYSGYPDCRPEFIESFERMANLATKAGVEGNGFRIQAPLQNLSKAQIVEAGVKLGVDYGLTVSCYQADDDGRACGKCDSCRLRAEGFAAAGVDDPTPYF; this is translated from the coding sequence ATGTCAGAACAACTGAACACCACTGAAAAACGCGCCGTCATCCTGCTGTCTGGCGGCCTTGATTCGGCGACCGTCGTGGCCATGGCACGCGCCGAAGGCTACCGCTGCTACACCATGAGCTTCGACTACGGCCAGCGTTCGCACGCCGAACTGCACGCCGCTGCCCGTGTCGCCCGCGACTTGGGCGTGGTCGAGCACAAGGTGATTGGCCTCAACCTGAATGGTATGGGCGGCTCGGCACTGACCGACACCAGCATCGACATCCCCGAAGCGCTGGGCGAAGGCATTCCGGTGACGTACGTGCCGGCGCGCAACACGGTGTTCTTGTCGCTGGCATTGGGGTGGGCGGAAGTGCTCGGCGCCCGCGATATCTTCATTGGTGTTAATGCAGTGGATTACTCGGGCTATCCGGATTGCCGCCCGGAGTTCATCGAGTCGTTCGAGCGCATGGCCAATCTGGCGACCAAGGCCGGCGTTGAAGGCAACGGCTTCCGCATTCAGGCGCCACTACAGAACCTGAGCAAGGCGCAGATCGTCGAGGCGGGCGTGAAGCTCGGCGTTGATTATGGCCTCACCGTGTCCTGCTATCAGGCCGACGATGACGGCCGCGCGTGCGGTAAATGCGACAGCTGCCGCCTGCGTGCAGAAGGCTTCGCGGCAGCTGGTGTGGACGACCCAACACCTTATTTTTGA
- the nadA gene encoding quinolinate synthase NadA produces the protein MTQISERLLVQAHLDAKQPKPLTAEEEAYYRSAIAAELKAQDAVLVAHFYCDPVIQALAEETGGCVSDSLEMARFGNAHPAKTVVVAGVKFMGETAKILNPEKRVLMPTLEATCSLDLGCPVDEFSAFCDQHPERTVVVYANTSAAVKARADWVVTSSCALEIVESLMDNGETIIWGPDKHLGTYIQRKTGADMLLWDGACIVHEEFKSKQLEDMKALYPDAAILVHPESPTSVIELADAVGSTSQLIAAAQSLPNKTLIVATDRGIFYKMQQLCPDKVFIEAPTAGNGAACRSCAHCPWMAMNTLERTLKSLKEGSNEIFVDPALIPQAIRPLKRMLDFTQAARMKLAGNA, from the coding sequence ATGACGCAGATTTCCGAACGCCTTCTGGTTCAAGCCCACCTCGATGCCAAACAGCCAAAACCGCTGACGGCTGAGGAAGAGGCTTATTACCGTTCTGCCATCGCCGCCGAGCTCAAGGCTCAGGACGCGGTGCTGGTGGCCCACTTTTATTGCGATCCGGTGATTCAGGCTCTGGCCGAAGAAACCGGTGGCTGTGTCTCTGACTCCCTGGAAATGGCCCGCTTCGGCAACGCTCACCCGGCGAAGACCGTGGTGGTCGCCGGCGTGAAGTTCATGGGCGAGACCGCGAAGATCCTCAACCCGGAAAAACGCGTGCTGATGCCGACGCTTGAGGCAACTTGCTCGCTGGATCTGGGTTGCCCGGTCGACGAGTTCTCGGCGTTCTGTGATCAGCACCCGGAGCGCACGGTGGTGGTCTATGCCAACACCTCTGCGGCGGTCAAAGCCCGGGCTGACTGGGTAGTGACGTCGAGTTGCGCGCTGGAAATCGTCGAAAGCCTGATGGACAACGGCGAGACCATCATCTGGGGCCCTGACAAGCACCTCGGCACCTACATTCAGCGCAAGACTGGCGCCGACATGCTGCTCTGGGACGGTGCCTGCATCGTTCACGAAGAGTTCAAGTCCAAGCAGCTCGAAGACATGAAGGCGCTGTACCCGGATGCTGCGATCCTCGTGCACCCGGAATCGCCAACGTCGGTGATCGAGTTGGCGGACGCTGTCGGTTCTACCAGTCAGCTGATTGCCGCTGCACAGTCATTGCCGAACAAGACGCTGATCGTTGCGACAGACCGTGGCATCTTCTACAAGATGCAGCAGTTGTGCCCGGACAAGGTCTTCATCGAGGCGCCAACCGCCGGTAACGGCGCCGCGTGCCGCAGTTGCGCACATTGCCCGTGGATGGCCATGAACACCCTTGAGCGCACGCTCAAGAGCTTGAAGGAAGGGAGCAACGAGATCTTTGTCGATCCGGCGTTGATTCCGCAGGCGATTCGGCCGTTGAAGCGGATGCTCGACTTTACTCAAGCTGCACGGATGAAGCTGGCCGGTAACGCCTAA
- a CDS encoding RDD family protein produces the protein MSKNLLTPQGDFPPVGLGRRLAAMFYDFLLCTALLIVTGGIYKMIQAAIIGEERLRVMTDAGQLDGDPLYSTVLVLVLFGFFAKFWTHGGQTLGMQVWGIRVQNANGTAISLWQALLRFMVSIASWLCVGLGFFWSLYDKQKRTWHDIYSDTRLVRVPKKTK, from the coding sequence ATGTCGAAAAACCTGCTCACGCCCCAAGGGGATTTCCCTCCGGTAGGCCTTGGCCGTCGCCTGGCAGCGATGTTCTACGACTTTCTGCTGTGCACCGCCCTGCTGATCGTCACGGGTGGCATCTACAAGATGATCCAGGCAGCGATCATAGGCGAAGAACGTCTGCGGGTGATGACCGATGCCGGGCAACTGGACGGTGATCCCTTGTACTCCACCGTGCTGGTGTTGGTGCTGTTCGGATTCTTCGCCAAGTTCTGGACCCATGGCGGGCAGACACTGGGCATGCAGGTGTGGGGCATTCGTGTGCAGAACGCCAATGGCACGGCGATCAGCCTGTGGCAGGCGCTGTTGCGGTTTATGGTGTCGATTGCGTCGTGGCTGTGCGTGGGGCTGGGATTCTTCTGGTCGCTGTACGACAAGCAGAAGCGCACGTGGCATGACATCTATTCGGATACGCGCCTCGTCCGGGTCCCGAAGAAGACCAAATAA
- a CDS encoding cold-shock protein: MSTRQSGTVKWFNDEKGFGFITPESGPDLFVHFRAIQGNGFKSLKEGQKVTFVAVQGQKGMQADEVQAEA; this comes from the coding sequence ATGTCCACACGTCAGAGCGGTACCGTCAAGTGGTTTAACGACGAGAAAGGTTTTGGTTTTATCACTCCAGAAAGCGGTCCGGATCTGTTCGTGCATTTCCGCGCCATTCAGGGCAACGGCTTCAAAAGCCTGAAAGAAGGCCAGAAAGTGACCTTCGTTGCTGTGCAAGGCCAGAAAGGCATGCAGGCTGACGAAGTACAAGCAGAAGCCTGA
- the gcvT gene encoding glycine cleavage system aminomethyltransferase GcvT: protein MSTEQLSKTPLHALHLELGARMVPFAGYDMPVQYPLGVMKEHQHTREQAGLFDVSHMGQIRLTGANAAKALETLVPVDIIDLPVGMQRYAMFTNETGGILDDLMVANLGNDELFLVVNAACKDQDLAHLQKHIGAQCTITALFEERALLALQGPAAVTVLARLAPDVAKMTFMQFARVNLLGVDCFVSRSGYTGEDGFEISVPAADAEKLARALLAEPEVQAIGLGARDSLRLEAGLCLYGHDMNTETTPIEASLLWAISKPRRADGARAGGFPGAENVFAQQQNGVARKRVGLLPQERTPVREGAEIVNEAGEIIGSVCSGGFGPTLGGPLAMGYLDSTYVAIDTPVWAIVRGKKVQMLVSKMPFVPQRYYRG, encoded by the coding sequence ATGTCCACCGAACAACTGTCGAAAACCCCGCTGCACGCTCTGCACCTCGAACTCGGCGCCCGCATGGTGCCGTTCGCCGGCTACGACATGCCAGTGCAATACCCGCTCGGCGTTATGAAGGAACACCAGCACACCCGTGAACAGGCCGGGTTGTTCGACGTCTCGCACATGGGCCAGATCCGCTTGACCGGCGCCAATGCCGCCAAAGCCCTGGAAACCCTGGTGCCGGTGGACATCATCGACCTGCCGGTGGGCATGCAGCGTTACGCGATGTTCACCAACGAGACCGGTGGCATTCTCGATGACTTGATGGTCGCCAACCTCGGTAATGACGAACTGTTTCTGGTGGTCAACGCCGCGTGCAAGGATCAGGACCTGGCCCACCTGCAAAAACACATCGGCGCTCAGTGCACCATAACGGCGCTGTTCGAAGAACGCGCCCTCTTGGCATTGCAGGGTCCGGCAGCCGTTACCGTGCTGGCGCGACTGGCTCCCGACGTGGCGAAAATGACGTTCATGCAGTTCGCCCGTGTGAATCTGCTGGGTGTCGACTGCTTCGTCAGCCGTTCGGGCTATACCGGTGAAGACGGTTTCGAAATCTCCGTTCCGGCCGCCGACGCGGAAAAACTCGCCCGCGCCCTGCTCGCTGAACCGGAAGTCCAGGCCATCGGCCTCGGTGCCCGCGATTCGCTGCGCCTGGAAGCCGGCCTGTGCCTCTACGGCCACGACATGAACACCGAGACCACGCCGATCGAAGCCAGCCTGCTGTGGGCAATCTCCAAGCCACGTCGCGCTGATGGCGCGCGGGCCGGCGGTTTTCCGGGCGCGGAGAACGTTTTCGCTCAGCAGCAGAACGGTGTCGCACGCAAACGCGTCGGCTTGCTGCCGCAGGAGCGTACGCCAGTGCGTGAAGGCGCAGAAATCGTCAACGAAGCCGGCGAAATCATCGGCAGCGTGTGCAGCGGCGGCTTCGGTCCGACACTGGGCGGTCCGCTGGCAATGGGTTACCTCGACAGCACTTATGTCGCCATCGACACACCGGTTTGGGCCATCGTGCGTGGGAAAAAGGTGCAAATGCTTGTAAGCAAAATGCCATTTGTTCCACAACGCTACTATCGTGGTTGA
- a CDS encoding L-serine ammonia-lyase, translating into MSLSVFDLFKIGIGPSSSHTVGPMRAAARFAEGLRRENLLTATASVRVELYGSLGATGKGHGSDKAVLLGLEGEHPDTVDTETVAARLQEIRGNGRLNLLGEHSIAFNEKEHLAMIRKPLAYHPNGMIFRAFDAAGIQIRSREYYSVGGGFVVDEDAAGADRIVEDATPLTFPFKSAKDLLGHCATYGLSISQVMLTNESAWRPEAETRAGLLKIWQVMQDCVAAGCRNEGILPGGLKVKRRAAALHRQLCKNPESALRDPLSVLDWVNLYALAVNEENANGGRVVTAPTNGAAGIIPAVLHYYMRFIPGANDDGVVRFLLTAAAIGILYKENASISGAEVGCQGEVGVACSMAAGALCEVLGGSVQQVENAAEIGMEHNLGLTCDPIGGLVQVPCIERNAMGSVKAINAVRMAMRGDGQHFVSLDKVIRTMRQTGADMKSKYKETARGGLAVNIIEC; encoded by the coding sequence ATGTCGTTAAGCGTGTTCGACCTGTTCAAGATTGGCATCGGCCCCTCCAGTTCCCACACCGTCGGCCCGATGCGTGCTGCTGCGCGTTTCGCCGAAGGCCTGCGACGTGAAAATCTACTGACGGCCACCGCCAGCGTTCGCGTCGAGTTGTACGGTTCCCTCGGCGCCACCGGTAAAGGTCACGGCAGCGACAAAGCCGTGCTGCTCGGCCTCGAAGGCGAACACCCGGACACCGTCGATACCGAAACCGTCGCCGCACGCCTGCAAGAGATTCGCGGCAACGGCCGGCTGAATCTGCTCGGCGAACACAGCATTGCGTTCAACGAGAAAGAACACCTGGCGATGATCCGCAAGCCGCTGGCCTATCACCCCAACGGCATGATCTTCCGCGCCTTTGATGCGGCGGGGATTCAAATCCGCAGCCGCGAGTACTACTCGGTCGGCGGTGGTTTTGTTGTCGACGAGGACGCGGCTGGTGCCGATCGCATCGTCGAAGACGCCACACCGCTGACCTTCCCGTTCAAAAGTGCCAAGGATTTGCTCGGTCATTGCGCCACCTACGGTCTGTCGATCAGTCAGGTGATGCTGACCAACGAAAGCGCTTGGCGCCCGGAAGCGGAAACCCGCGCCGGCCTGCTGAAAATCTGGCAAGTGATGCAGGACTGCGTGGCTGCAGGTTGCCGTAACGAAGGTATTTTGCCGGGCGGCTTGAAGGTCAAACGTCGTGCGGCAGCGCTGCATCGGCAACTGTGCAAGAACCCGGAATCAGCGTTGCGCGATCCGTTGTCGGTGCTCGACTGGGTCAATCTCTACGCACTCGCGGTCAACGAAGAAAACGCCAACGGCGGGCGCGTGGTCACCGCACCCACCAACGGCGCGGCCGGGATCATTCCCGCAGTGCTGCATTACTACATGCGTTTTATCCCCGGTGCGAACGACGACGGCGTCGTACGGTTTCTGCTGACCGCGGCGGCCATCGGCATTCTCTACAAGGAAAACGCCTCGATCTCCGGCGCCGAAGTCGGCTGCCAAGGTGAAGTCGGCGTGGCCTGTTCGATGGCGGCCGGGGCGTTGTGCGAAGTGCTTGGTGGCAGCGTTCAGCAAGTCGAGAACGCTGCGGAAATCGGCATGGAGCACAACCTCGGCCTGACCTGCGACCCGATTGGCGGACTGGTGCAGGTGCCGTGTATCGAGCGCAATGCCATGGGTTCGGTGAAAGCGATCAACGCTGTGCGCATGGCCATGAGAGGCGACGGCCAGCATTTCGTCTCCCTCGACAAAGTCATCCGCACCATGCGCCAGACCGGCGCCGACATGAAAAGCAAATACAAAGAGACCGCCCGCGGCGGTCTGGCGGTCAACATTATCGAATGCTGA